TCAGACCCTGTCACTGCTTTATCCACTAAGTTTAAGTAGTATTCTAAATCATTTGTTGTCATTGCAACAATCTTCACAGTATCTTCACCAGGAGAAGATTCTTTTTCAAGAAactactttctttgctcatccataagcaatttttcatctgttaaagttttatcatgagatggcagcaattcagtcacatcttcaggctccacttctaagtctagttctcttgctattcCAGCATATCTATAGTAACTTCCATTACTGAAGTCTTGAACcactcaaagtcatccatgagggcTGGAGTCAGCTTCTTTCAGACTCCTCTTAATGCTCATATTTTGAACCTCTTCCCATGAACCACGAACTCTTTTAGTGGCATCTAGAATGGTACATTCTAGAGGTTTCCATTTTACATTTCCCAGATTCATTAGAGGAATCACTATCTATAGAAGCTATAACCTGATGAACTGTATTTGTTAAAGAATAAGACTTGACAGTCAAAATGACTCCCTGATCCATGGGACGCAGAATGAATATTGTGTTAGCAGGTATGAAAACATTAATCTCATTGTATATCTCTATCAGAtctcttgggtgaccaggtgccTTGTCAATTagtagtaatattttgaaagcaatCTTTCccaagggggaaggggtgggatgggatgaattgggagattgggattgacacatacccactattgatactatgtataaagcaGACAACTGATGGGAACATACTgtagaacacagggaactctactaaagCACTATGGTGTCCTCAAAGGGAGGGCAgcccaaaagagaggggatatatgtctacattgtgctatgcagcagaagttaacacaacattgtgaagtaaCTATACTGCAATCAAATTTTTAGAAAGCCATGATATCAAATCATGTATATGAGTCAAGTTTTATAACTGAAATATATCATATAGCAAAAAAGGGGAAGCTTGAGATATTGCATAATTACCAAAACGTGACAAAAAGACAGGAAGTGAGCaaatactgttggaaaaatggcactgatagacTTGCCCCATGCAGGGttaccacaaaccttcaatttgttaaaaaaaaaaaaatctgtgaagcaCTATAAGTATATTAGTTGCTAAGATGtggctgattctttgcaaccccatggactatacctcaccaggttcctctgtccatggaattatccaggcaagaatactggagtagtttgccatacccttctttaagggatcttcccaactcagggtttgaacctggcaGATAGATTTTTtaaccatctaagtcaccagggaagcccagaagcacaataaaatgaagtgcaaagaaaaaaataaaaaacaaaacgagGTATGCTTGTATAACATCAGCCTCAGGCAATCACTAAGTGACTTCATTGGGCAATTCCTAAGGCTTTTCAAAGCCTGTTGATTGGAACAAAATTCAGGCTTGCACACAAAAATCTAATAAACCTGCTCGTAACTATTACAATTGATTTCAGATGATTGAATCCCCCTGGGTAACTTTTAATTCTATGTTTATTAATTGTTAACATGGACCGTTTCCTTCCGGCAGGAAAAAAGGCCAGGATGGAATGGGAAACTAGGTCTACTCCAGGTTATTTAACTTGGCACACCACCTTTCTTGTACTCTAGATGAGTCACCTAAAAGAAAGATGGCCAAAATTCTTATTCTTCATCTCTAGTAACTGAAGGCCCCTAAACAAAACCTAAACCCTTTAGTTTCTGCTGTTAGTGCAAAGAGCCGAGACACTGGAAAAGAAATTGCTACAAATTTTAAGTGCTTTAGACACCCTCAGCCCTCCAAATAACCTCTCCAAGTGATATCactcaaccatgtctgactcttttcaaccctatggactgtagccctccagactcctctgtccgtggaattctccaggcaagaatacttgaatgggttgccatttaattctccaagggatcatctcaacccaggattgaacccaggtttcctgcattgcaggcagagtctttaccacctgagcctccagggaagcccaaatagccTCTCCAGTGTCCTCCCAATTCTCTAGGGCAGGGCTCACAGAGAAtacaggggctcttcccaatcctcCCTCTTAATGGTCTTGGAGAAATATCCCCCCAGGTTGGGAATGAATCTCTCCCAGTCCTAAATGTTACCAGAGCCACACTCCCAAGGCTCAACCCCACTACTGAAACAGCTCCTGCTCCACAGTACTAATCAGTTCAAATAGCGGAGATTGCTAATGAACCTCGAGAGGTTCCTGTCTCTGAACCTATTTCCTTTTGTTTAGGCCCTTTGAGAGATacatgtctttttcttcttagttccACTTTGTCCCTATCCATTGATTAGGCCAAGACTTCTTACAGAAGTATCATGTTGGAATTTCTTTCTCCCCCAAAGGAGAACTAATTCTAGGACTTGACAGTAGTCACAAAGCAGCCCACCAGATGAGTTAAATGACATCTTTTATTTGCTCTGTGTCTGACAGTACTAGAGATGGTTCTGGAAACACTGATTCTTTGTCCCAGTTGAATCAGCTACCACCCGCCTTAAGAGCAAAATCCTTAACCAATACTGCCAAAATTCACAGTGCACCTCCAACCAAGATTCAAATAGATTCTCAAAATCTCTTCTCAGAATTAATCAATGTCCTGTAAATGAAGAATCCTTCCAGGCACAAAGTTAATAACAGAAGATTACAAGGCTCAAGGCTTCATTATCTCTTGTACTGGCTCCTGTAACTCTCCCATTTTGCCATGAGACAATGTAAGAGCCAAAGGTAGAGAGGTTTCTCCTGAACCTCAAGCAATAAAAACAACGTTATCCCTCAACACCCTATTGTTCCTAACCCTCAAGTGTTACTACTATCCAACCTCAATTggagcaaattctttactgtagcTTATTTATGCAGTGCATTCAATTAGTATTCCAGTAGACGAAGCTAGTCAGTACCTTTATGCATTcactctggaagaaaaaaaattcacctgaaCAGTAATGCTTCAGGATTTTACTAGAAGCCCTCCCTATTTCTCACAAATCCTGAAGCCTGATCTGGATGATAAAAATTTCCCTAGGGATTACTTTGGTGTACTATGTGGAGGATTTGTTTCTTTGCTCTCCTTTTCAAGCTTCCTTATAAAAAGACAGTATCCACTCGCTAAAGCTTTTAACCTTGAAGGGACATAAGACTGCCAAAGAAAAGTTGCAGCTTGCCCCAATCCCTAGTTTCCACATGTAGGGCATCTGATATCAGAACAAGAGTTATACCTAGTTCCAGATAGACTTCACAGTATCCTAAATTTCCCCAAACCCCAAACTAAGTGCTGACTGCTAGGTTTTCTAGAGTTACTTTGTTATTGCAAAAATTGAATTCCAAATTTCTCTCTTATGGTCAAACTTGTGTATGTTTTACTAAACAATAATAACACTGACCTAATATTATGGGAAGAAGTAGATGACATAGCTTTTAAGGCCTTAAAGGAGAGTTTGATGAATCCACCTGTCCTTGGGCGTCTCAAAGATcatatttccttttcccttttggcATATGAAAAGGAAGAGGTACGTGTATACCTTGGGGTACATGCCCTAAAACACTGTGAGAACCATCAGCCCACAGGGTATGACAGTCAGCAACTGGAGCCTGCGCCAACGGGATACACCCTTTGCCATTGTAGCTACTGCCCTTTTGGGTAAGGGCTACCAAAAAAAATCCTTATGAGATCTTGAACAATTTTTGTGCCTCATGCAGTAGAAGCCCTCCTGAATTCTCATCACACTCAACATTTCTCAGTCAGTTGCCTCACTTCCCATGAAGTCCTTTTGTTAACTGCTCCTTAGAGAACTCTTTTACATTGTAATATTCTTAACCAGGCTACTTTTCTCTCCATGATGAAGACCCTCCCTACCAATTAATGCTGATGGTCACCTCCTAACTCTCCTGATGATCTTCAGGAAACTCTTTTGGGTAATGTTGACTTCTCATGGCTCACTGATGGTTCCTATTCAAAAGGTGACAATGAGAAATATTTTGCTGGGTATGCTACTGCAGCTTCTTTGATGTTGTTACTTTAGCCCCGTGGTACACATGGTTACACGAGTGATATCAAGAGGTTTCCAGTCCAACACAGACTCATACTTCAGCCAAAGACAAAACTGCCAATATTTATACTGATGGTAGATAAGCTTTTGGAATAGCTCATGATTCTGGAATGTTGTGGAAACAGCACAGCTTCTTTACTTccagtggaaataaaattttaaatggcccCTATGTTTAGGGATTACAGGATGCAATGTTTTCACTTGCAGTTTTAGCTATTAATAAGATTCTGAGGCATTCTAAACTTGACTCGCTGGAAGCTAAGGGAAATCACCTTGCTGACATTTCTGCAAGGAATGCTGACCTTAAAGGAACTGATAGCAGTCAGACATCTGTCACGGTCCAAAGGGATATTTCCCCCAAATGATAACTTAGCAAAACTAGCTAGAAAAACCCAACAATTGgcctcagaaaaaagaaaaacaagattggAAATTCAACAATTCTTGGTCTgataaaaaagagaaagctatTTGGTTTGCACCAAACAACTACCCAGTCTTACCAGAGAGTAAAATCCCCACTCCTCACCACTGTACCTGCATCAAACCATTGGTCTATTCATGGATGATAGCATCCATGAATCAATATCAGTGAGGAAACATTAGCAAGGCCACAAAAGTGCTTACCTCACTATTCCACTTCTCTGAAACACAGCTCAGGAAAATCTGCTTGCACTGCTCCTGGACACTGTAAACTTACTAATGGACCATTTGAGGTCTGGTAAATGGATTTAATACAACTTCCTATGTCTCATGGAGATAAATATCCTTCAGTCATGGTCTGTATGTTTTCACACTGAATGGAAGCCTTTCCTTGTTGACAGACTATCGCCTCTTCGCTGGACAAAGCCCTTTTGGAGAAGATTATACCTACTTGAGAAGCTCCTCTCAAACTTCATAGTGATTGAAGAACTAATTTCGCTAGTCAGGTACTTTGATGGGAGtgaatgctaagttgctcagctgtttctgactctgcaaccccatggactgtggcccaccaggctcctctgtctatggaattctccaggcaaaaatactggagtgggtagtcattcccttctccagaggctattcccaacctaggaattgaatccaggtctcctgcactgcaggcagcttcctttaccacttgagccaccaggaaagcccaggtacTTTGACAGGTCTGCACTATTTGGCtgggttttttatttatttatttatttattttattttttattttttggctggtttttaatacacttcCATTGTGCTAACCACCCTCAATCCTCTGGTTCAGTCAAATGCACTAACAGCATTATTAAGACTCAATGGGGCTCGCTCGCTCTCTTTCTGCCGCCATCTTGGTTCCGCGTTTCCCTCACAAAATGCCCGGTGAAGCCACAGAAACCGTCCCTGCTACAGAGCAGGAGTTGCCACAGCCCCAGGCTGAGACAGGGTCTGGAACAGAATCTGATAGTGATGAATCAGTCCCAGAGCTTGAGGAGCAGGATTCTACACAGGCAACCACACAGCAAGCTCAGCTGGCAGCAGCAGCTGAAATCGATGAAGAACCAGTCAGTAAAGCAAAACAGAGCCGGAGTGAAAAGAAGGCACGGAAGGCTATGTCCAAACTGGGCCTTCGACAAGTTACAGGGGTTACTAGAGTCACTATCCGGAAATCTAAGAATATCCTTTTTGTCATCACAAAACCAGATGTGTACAAGAGCCCAGCTTCAGATACCTACATTGTTTTTGGGGAAGCCAAGATTGAGGATTTATCTCAGCAGGCACAGTTAGCAGCTGCTGAGAAATTCAAAGTTCAAGGTGAAGCTGTCTCAAACATCCAAGAAAACACACAGACTCCAACTgtacaagaggagagtgaagaggaagaggTTGATGAAACAGGTGTGGAAGTTAAGGACATAGAATTGGTCATGTCACAAGCAAATGTGTCGAGAGCAAAGGCAGTCCGAGCCCTGAAGAACAACAGTAATGATATTGTAAATGCTATTATGGAATTAACAATGTAACCATCTGAAAAGAGGACCTATTTTTGGTGTTTCAAAAGAGTAACTGCAGCTGGGTTTCAAATTTGTACTGTTTCTATCATTAATAAAGTTATGGCTTCTTGTtggatgaaaaaatgaaaaaatgaaaaatgaaaaaaaaaaaaaaaagactcaatggCCATTTCTGTAGAAAATCTCCAAATACCTTAGCAAAAAGCACTGCCATTGATTCTTCTAAATCTTAGACCCACTCCTTTTGGAACTCACCAACACATACCCTTTAAGATAGTCACAGTACACCCAATGTACTTGGCTTCTGCTTTTTCTGCTCCACAACTGATAAAAGGAGAGATACTCTAATACAATTTCTATTGACAATAATCATGTTATTTGTAGAGCAATCTTTTCCTGGTACACTCTTCGGAGACAAAGATCTGAAGCATTATGCCTTGCGGcctggatattttatttattgggaAAGACTATCTTCAATCATGCTCGAAAAGCTCCTGGGAAGTACTACTAACCAATACTTGTGCTACCAAACTCCAAGGAATAGACTCTTGGATTCATATGACAAAGAAGGCAGTTAAATCCCGATTGGACATGTACATCATCCAGtcacatgaaagaaaatatttcctggaACTGAAGCATACAACATCTGATGAAACAGCTTTCCCAAGATATCCAGATCAGGCCTGTCAGAAGTGTGTTTCCAAACCTCTGATGGAGATATAAAGTTTCAGGTAAACTCCAGAGTCTGTTATCTTGGTAACATGGactttggatttaaaaaaatgcctgcgatttctccctccttccttgttACTCAAATGCGATCTTATTAGGTTTCCAATCTGTGCACTTTCTCTCCAACATGGGACACTATACCCAGGAAATGTCCTTCCTGACACTGAGGGACAAAAACTGCTGAGAAGTGAAAACCTGACTCATCGGTGATGCTTTCATAAAAAGAACTCCGtcaagaggagaaaataaaaaaataaaaacaaacaaacaaacaaacaaaaaactagaaaCTTCAACTAAATaggagaccagaagggggagctctcatgCCCTGTGACAACAGACAGAGCCCAGGAAAGACTCCTCTTCTATCCTGGCGacaactcagccaatgaaaagctgTGGACTCTTGGTTTACTCCAGCCTCCCcaacttccttttctcctctatgAAAGAGTTCTCCTTCCCTTGCTCTGTGGGGACTTGCGTGTAGCTTGACCTGGTTGTAGACTCCAAGTTGCAACTCTCTGCTGAtcccaaataagctcattttCACTAGAGAAATAACTTGCAGTCTATTTGTTTCTTTGGTCAATGTCTCTCAGTTCACAGAGCTGTTGTGGGGATGGCAATAGCAAGTGAGGAACCTGTGTGTAAACTACAAAATGTTACATGTTAGTGAAATGATGGTGAGGTTAATACACGGCCTGTCCAGGAATAGTTTAAACACATTTCCATGTGCCTGCCAACGCTTTGATGAGCTCTCTGCTTGGCTTACCCGGGCCCTCCTGAACATAGTCCGCCATGGGCCCCGTCACGGTGGCGATGTCGATGTCGGCCATCTTGGAGCTCAGGGTGATCTCCCAGAAGTCAGCGG
This genomic stretch from Muntiacus reevesi chromosome 4, mMunRee1.1, whole genome shotgun sequence harbors:
- the LOC136167669 gene encoding nascent polypeptide-associated complex subunit alpha produces the protein MPGEATETVPATEQELPQPQAETGSGTESDSDESVPELEEQDSTQATTQQAQLAAAAEIDEEPVSKAKQSRSEKKARKAMSKLGLRQVTGVTRVTIRKSKNILFVITKPDVYKSPASDTYIVFGEAKIEDLSQQAQLAAAEKFKVQGEAVSNIQENTQTPTVQEESEEEEVDETGVEVKDIELVMSQANVSRAKAVRALKNNSNDIVNAIMELTM